One part of the Humulus lupulus chromosome 9, drHumLupu1.1, whole genome shotgun sequence genome encodes these proteins:
- the LOC133799414 gene encoding uncharacterized protein LOC133799414: MASEYKDSSEKWIYHGEAEADVANVVDANDDDVDEMIPMVEDFLLPTTEEVENNPAAGQFYGDLFDEIEAELYPGCNWISSLNFLAKLLHLKVRGKIPNKIFDELLKLLKLAFPKGNKIPSTYYEAKKRLQKLGLGYESIHVCEHDCCLFYKEHSTKETCPICGSSRWISPEKTDGKKVPHKVMRYFPLTPRLKRLYSSRLTAKQMLWHYTGKSKDDGIMRHPVDGLAWKDFDAKHPDFASEPRNVRLGLAADGFNPFGNMSQAYSMWPVVLANYNLPPWMCMKDNNFILSILIPGPKSPGKDMDIFLRPLVDELKELWVNGVDTRDSITNTIRFLPSNHRMRRDTQFDGQIERRRPPRRFTCEEILEQVNKLVPQVPGKHEMFGGVKRRRIAEDQNWRKKSIFYELDYWSSNTLKHNIDVMHVEKNVCDSLLGTILDNDKYKDTTNARHDLKKFGVRESLWIYEDDSGKLMKPHAPYVLTSDQRMQFCKFIRDVKFPDNFCSNLKKKVNADLTNISGLKSHDSHANLCKNYKGVETRFNRLDRNEDEVTPRNLFVFQSQCRPITKETLKPLDRATREQAECEHLEEIKQKYQDGDHNILHKKYFQRWFHKKIYDLQKLGSLDNGDELLALASGSDHLGAYYEGCIVNGVRFMSTKRDLKRSTQNSGVFVAGTEDFNYYGILEDVLKLTFTGTYSVTLFKCKWFNTDPRRKKIIIENNITSINTSGEWYKDDPYILANQAKQVFYLDDLLRGNQWKVVEGVNHRQIWDVENCEANSDIDVVHDISSSNFVLTVDLGELVMLPTQNSIDISTIQNLNVSQEDHELGDEEANEELDEEDDLLIDFCEDDVNANLVNDGSDSDY, translated from the exons ATGGCGTCGGAATATAAGGATTCCTCTG AGAAGTGGATATATCACGGTGAAGCAGAAGCAGATGTTGCCAATGTGGTGGACGCCAACGATGATGATGTTGATGAGATGATTCCGATGGTCGAAGACTTCCTTCTACCTACAACCGAAGAAGTTGAAAATAATCCTGCGGCGGGACAATTTTATGGCGATCTGTTTGACGAGATAGAGGCTGAGTTATATCCTGGTTGTAATTGGATATCTTCTCTTAACTTTTTAGCAAAATTattgcatttgaaagttagaggcaAGATTCCGAATAAAATCTTCGATGAATTACTGAAATTACTAAAGCTTGCATTTCCGAAGGgaaataaaattccatcaaccTACTACGAGGCTAAAAAAAGATTACAGAAATTAGGGTTAGGGTACGAGTCAATTCATGTATGTGAACATGACTGTTGTTTGTTTTACAAAGAGCATTCAACTAAAGAGACTTGTCCAATttgcggaagtagtagatggatttcTCCTGAAAAAACGGATGGAAAAAAGGTACcacataaggtgatgcgttactttccattgacTCCTCGATTAAAAAGACTGTACAGTTCAAGACTTACAGCGAAACAAATGTTATGGCACTATACTGGGAAATCAAAAGACGATGGGATAATGAGACACCCAGTGGATGGGTTAGCGTGGAAGGATTTCGATGCCAAACATCCTGATTTTGCTAGTGAACCTCGGAATGTTCGTTTAGGTTTAGctgcagatggtttcaatccgttTGGCAACATGAGTCAAGCATATagtatgtggcctgtggtgttggctaACTACAATCTTCCACCTTGGATGTGTATGAAAGATAATAATTTCATATTATCCATTCTTATTCCTGGACCAAAATCACCGGGAAAGGACATGGATATATTcttgagaccattggtggatgagttaaagGAGTTGTGGGTTAATGGTGTCGATACAAGAGATAGTATAACCAACACTAT aagattccttCCAAGTAaccatcgaatgagaagagacactCAATTTGACGGACAAATCGAGAGAAGACGTCCACCAAGACGTTTTACTTGTGAGGAAATATTAGAACAAGTAAACAAACTTGTACCACAAGTTCCTGGAAAACACGAGATGTTTGGAGGTGTCAAACGTAGGCGTATTGCAGAAGATCAAAATTGGAggaagaaaagcatattttatgaGCTTGATTATTGGTCTTCGAACACTTTAAAACACaacattgatgtcatgcatgtggagaagaatgtgtgtgatagtttgttaggCACAATCTTGGATAATGATAAATacaaggacaccactaatgcaagacatgatttgaaaaagttTGGAGTAAGGGAATCGTTGTGGATATATGAAGATGACAGCGGAAAGTTAATGAAGCCTCATGCCCCTTATGTTCTCACATCTGATCAAAGAATGCAGTTTTGTAAATTTATTCGAGATGTGAAATTTCCAGATAATTTTTGTTCCAATTTAAAGAAGAAAGTAAATGCTGATTTAACAAATATCAGCGGTTTAAAGTCCCACGACAGTCAT GCAAATTTGTGCAAGAACTATAAAG gtgttgaaacaagatttaatcgTCTTGATCGCAATGAAGATGAGGTGACACCAAGAAATCTTTTTGTATTTCAATCGCAATGTCGACCTATAACAAAAGAAACTCTAAAGCCTCTTGATCGTGCGACTCGTGAACAAGCAGAGTG TGAACACTTAGAAGAAATCAAACAGAAATATCAGGATGGAGATCATAACattttacataagaaatattttcAGCGATGGTTTCACAAGAAG aTATACGACTTACAAAAGCTTGGATCGTTAGATAATGGTGAcgagttgctagctttagcatctggatcAGATCATTTAGGAGCTTATTACGAAGGTTGTATAGtgaatggtgttcgatttatgtCAACCAAACGAGATTTAAAGAGGAGCACTCAAAACAGTGGAGTATTTGTTGCTGGAACAGAAGATTTTAACTATTATGGAATACTTGAAGACGTATTAAAGTTAACATTTACTGGCACATATTCTGTGACATTGTTCAAGTGTAAGTGGTTTAATACAGATCcaagaaggaaaaaaataattatagagAATAATATTACTAGTATAAACACTAGCGGGGAATGGTACAAGGATGACCCATATATACTTGCAAATCAagcgaaacaagtattttatctcgatgatttacttagaggaAATCAGTGGAAAGTGGTTGAGGGGGTAAACCATCGACAAATTTGGGACGTCGAGAACTGTGAAGCTAATTCAGACATTGATGTGGTACATGATATtagctcatcaaattttgtgttgactgtggatcTCGGCGAGTTGGTTATGCTACCTACTCAAAATTCGATTGACATTAGTACAATACAAAATTTAAATGTTAGTCAAGAGGATCACGAGTTAGGCGATGAAGAAGCAAATGAAGAATTAGATGAAGAAGATGATTTACTAATTGAtttttgtgaagatgatgttaatgCTAATTTAGTTAATGATGGAAGTGATAGTGATTATTAG